Proteins co-encoded in one Psychromonas sp. L1A2 genomic window:
- a CDS encoding glutaredoxin family protein, with translation MKRITLFSMANCPHCKTAKQYLEQQKITFRLVDVKSPAGQKEFAKTGYRGVPVLKIGDQLLNGFSVKGFNSLYKD, from the coding sequence ATGAAGCGCATTACACTATTTTCTATGGCTAATTGCCCTCATTGCAAAACTGCAAAGCAATATCTTGAACAACAAAAAATAACCTTTAGATTAGTGGATGTGAAAAGTCCTGCTGGCCAAAAAGAATTTGCTAAAACTGGCTATCGTGGAGTGCCTGTATTAAAAATTGGCGATCAACTTTTAAATGGTTTTAGTGTTAAAGGGTTTAATAGCTTATATAAAGACTAA